A single region of the Drosophila miranda strain MSH22 chromosome 2, D.miranda_PacBio2.1, whole genome shotgun sequence genome encodes:
- the LOC108156627 gene encoding calcium-activated potassium channel slowpoke isoform X2, which translates to MSGCDQSTVESLADDPTDSPFDADDCLKVRKYWCFLLSSIFTFLAGLLIVLLWRAFAFICCRKEPDLGPNDPKQKEQKASRNKQEFEGTFMTEAKDWAGELISGQTTTGRILVVLVFILSIASLIIYFVDASSEEVERCQKWSNNITQQIDLAFNIFFMVYFFIRFIAASDKLWFMLEMYSFVDYFTIPPSFVSIYLDRTWIGLRFLRALRLMTVPDILQYLNVLKTSSSIRLAQLVSIFISVWLTAAGIIHLLENSGDPLDFNNAHRLSYWTCVYFLIVTMSTVGYGDVYCETVLGRTFLVFFLLVGLAVFASWIPEITELAAQRSKYGGTYSKDPRKRHIVVCGHITYESVSHFLKDFLHEDREDVDVEVVFLHRKPPDLELEGLFKRHFTTVEFFQGTIMNPIDLQRVKVHEADACLVLANKYCQDPDAEDAANIMRVISIKNYSDDIRVIIQLMQYHNKAYLLNIPSWDWKQGDDVICLAELKLGFIAQSCLAPGFSTMMANLFAMRSFKTSPDMQSWTNDYLRGTGMEMYTETLSPTFIGIPFAQATELCFSKLKLLLLAIEIKGAEEGVDSKISINPRGAKIQANTQGFFIAQSADEVKRAWFYCKACHEDIKDETLIKKCKCKNLATFRKGVRAVQMVGRAKDDEYSLSNEHHPAPTFTPPELPKRVHVRGSVSGDITRDREDTNLLNRNVRRPNGTGNGTGAMHHMNNTAAAAAAAAAAGKQVNKVKPTVNVSRQVEGQVISPSQYNRPPENDANPYAGYQLAYEVKKLMPTSRSSGTGTQNQNGGVSLPAGIADDQSKDFDFEKTEMKYDSTGMFHWSPAKSLEDCILDRNQAAMTVLNGHVVVCLFADPDSPLIGLRNLVMPLRASNFHYHELKHVVIVGSVDYIRREWKMLQNLPKISVLNGSPLSRADLRAVNVNLCDMCCILSAKVPSNDDPTLADKEAILASLNIKAMTFDDTIGVLSQRGPEFDNLSATAGSPIVLQRRGSVYGANVPMITELVNDSNVQFLDQDDDDDPDTELYLTQPFACGTAFAVSVLDSLMSTTYFNQNALTLIRSLITGGATPELELILAEGAGLRGGYSTVDSLSNRDRCRVGQISLYDGPLAQFGECGKYGDLFVAALKSYGMLCIGLYRFRDTSSSCDASSKRYVITNPPDDFSLLPTDQVFVLMQFDPGLEYKPPAVRAPAGGRGTNTQGSGVGGGGSNKDDNS; encoded by the exons ATGTCGGGGTGTGATCAAAGCACTGTCGAATCATTGGCCGATGATCCAACAGATTCACCATTCGATGCCGATGATTGTCTCAAAGTTCGCAAGTACTGGTGCTTTCTGCTGTCCAGCATCTTTACATTCCTTGCTGGCCTGCTCATTGTGCTGCTATGGCGGGCATTCGCGTTCATCTGCTGCCGCAAGGAGCCCGACCTGGGACCCAACGATCCCAAGCAGAAGGAGCAGAAGGCGTCCCGCAACAAACAGGAGTTCGAGGGCACCTTTATGACAGAAGCAAAAGACTGGGCTGGAGAGCTTATCTCGGGTCAAACAACAACTGGTCGAATTTTG GTCGTACTCGTATTTATACTCAGCATTGCATCCCTCATTATATACTTTGTTGATGCATCTAGCGAAGAAGTCGAAAGATGCCAAAAGTGGAGTAACAACATTACTCAACAGATCGATCTCGCattcaatatattttttatggtTTACTTTTTTATACGA TTCATAGCGGCGTCCGATAAGCTTTGGTTTATGTTAGAAATGTACAGTTTTGTAGATTATTTTACAATACCCCCGTCCTTCGTATCAATATATTTAGATCGAACATGGATCG GTCTTCGATTTCTTCGAGCGCTACGTCTCATGACTGTTCCAGATATTTTACAATATTTAAACGTACTAAAAACATCGAGCTCCATACGCTTGGCTCAACTAGTATCAATTTTTATATCCGTGTGGTTAACAGCAGCGGGCATTATACATCTG CTGGAGAACTCTGGCGATCCGCTGGATTTTAATAATGCTCATCGTTTATCGTATTGGACCTGTGTCTATTTCCTAATTGTGACCATGTCAACGGTAGGATATGGTGACGTTTACTGTGAGACTGTCCTGGGAAGAACATTTCTCGTGTTCTTTCTGCTCGTCGGCTTG GCCGTTTTCGCTAGTTGGATACCAGAAATCACTGAACTGGCCGCCCAGAGAAGCAAATATGGTGGAACATATAGCAAGGATCCTAGAAAAAG ACATATTGTGGTATGCGGTCATATAACATACGAGTCCGTGTCGCATTTTCTGAAGGACTTTCTCCACGAAGATCGGGAGGATGTCGATGTCGAAGTGGTCTTTCTCCATCG TAAACCACCCGATTTGGAACTTGAGGGTTTGTTCAAACGTCATTTTACCACCGTGGAGTTCTTCCAAGGAACCATTATGAATCCGATTGATCTGCAAAGGGTTAAG GTTCACGAAGCCGATGCCTGCCTTGTGCTAGCTAACAAATATTGCCAAGATCCCGACGCAGAAGATGCTGCCAACATCATGAGAGTGATCTCCATCAAGAACTACAGCGACGACATTCGTGTCATCATCCAGCTGATGCAGTACCACAATAAG GCGTACTTGCTCAACATACCATCGTGGGACTGGAAACAGGGCGACGATGTCATCTGCCTGGCCGAGCTGAAGCTGGGCTTCATTGCCCAGAGCTGTCTGGCCCCCGGTTTCTCCACCATGATGGCCAATCTGTTTGCCATGCGATCGTTCAAGACG TCGCCAGACATGCAGTCTTGGACAAATGATTACCTGCGCGGCACTGGCATGGAAATGTACACAGAAACATTGAGTCCCACATTTATTGGAATACCATTTGCTCAGGCCACTGA GCTGTGTTTCTCCAAGCTGAAGCTTCTGCTGCTCGCCATCGAGATCAAGGGAGCCGAGGAGGGTGTGGACAGCAAAATTTCGATTAACCCGCGCGGGGCCAAGATTCAGGCCAATACGCAGGGCTTTTTCATAGCACAAAGCGCCGATGAGGTGAAGCG TGCCTGGTTCTACTGCAAAGCCTGCCACGAGGACATCAAGGACGAGACGCTGATCaagaaatgcaaatgcaaaaacT TGGCCACCTTCCGGAAAGGCGTCCGAGCCGTACAAATGGTTGGGCGTGCAA aaGACGATGAATACTCGTTGTCAA ATGAACACCATCCTGCACCCACATTTACGCCTCCAGAGCTACCCAAGCGGGTGCATGTGCGTGGATCTGTATCGG GTGATATCACACGTGACAGAGAAGATACGAATC TACTCAATCGCAATGTGCGCCGTCCTAATGGCACTGGCAACGGTACAGGTGCCATGCATCATATGAACAACACggctgctgcagccgccgctgctgccgcggCGGGCAAGCAGGTGAACAAGGTGAAGCCCACGGTGAATGTGAGCCGGCAGGTCGAGGGTCAAGTAATATCGCCGTCGCAGTACAACAG GCCACCAGAGAATGATGCTAACCCTTATGCGGGCTATCAACTTGCTTACGAAGTTAAAAAGCTCAT GCCGACGAGTCGCAGCTCCGGCACGGGCACGCAGAATCAAAATGGCGGCGTTTCATTGCCCGCCGGAATAGCGGACGACCAGTCGAAGGACTTTGATTTCGAGAAGACCGAAATGAAGTACGACTCGACGGGCATGTTCCACTGGAGTCCGGCAAAGAGCTTAGAAGACTGCATACTG GATCGCAACCAGGCGGCCATGACAGTGCTGAATGGTCATGTGGTCGTCTGTCTGTTCGCCGATCCCGATTCGCCTCTGATCGGTCTGCGGAATCTGGTGATGCCCTTGCGGGCGTCCAATTTCCACTACCACGAGCTGAAGCATGTGGTGATTGTAGGATCGGTGGACTACATCCGGCGAGAGTGGAAGATGCTGCAGAACCTGCCCAAGATATCGGTGCTGAACGGCTCTCCCCTGAGTCGCGCCGACCTGCGGGCGGTCAACGTCAATCTGTGTGATATGTGCTGCATACTGTCGGCCAAAGTTCCTAGCAACGACGATCCCACGCTGGCCGACAAGGAGGCCATCCTCGCCTCGCTCAACATCAAGGCCATGACCTTCGATGACACGATCGGCGTGCTCAGCCAGCGCGGCCCGGAGTTCGACAACCTGAGCGCGACCGCCGGCAGCCCGATTGTGCTGCAGCGTCGCGGTTCAGTGTATGGCGCCAATGTGCCCATGATTACAG AACTGGTCAATGATAGTAACGTGCAGTTTCTCGATcaagacgacgacgatgatccAGATACAGAGCTGTATCTGACGCAGCCCTTTGCCTGCGGCACAGCCTTCGCTGTGAGTGTGTTAGACTCACTGATGTCCACG ACATACTTCAATCAAAACGCCTTAACGCTGATCCGCTCACTGATCACGGGCGGAGCAACACccgagctggagctgatccTGGCCGAGGGAGCCGGCCTGCGCGGTGGCTACAGCACCGTGGACAGTCTGAGTAATCGAGACAG ATGTCGAGTGGGCCAGATATCCCTATACGATGGCCCGCTGGCGCAGTTCGGAGAGTGCGGCAAGTACGGGGATCTGTTCGTGGCCGCCCTCAAGTCGTACGGCATGCTGTGCATAGGCCTGTACCGGTTCCGGGACACCAGCTCCAGCTGTGATGCGAGCAGCAAACGATATGTAATAACTAACCCACCCGATGACTTTTCACTACTGCCAACAGATCAG GTATTCGTTTTAATGCAATTCGATCCGGGGCTGGAGTACAAGCCGCCAGCGGTGCGAGCACCCGCCGGCGGACGCGGCACCAACACACAAGGCTCCGGGGTCGGAGGGGGCGGCTCCAACAAGGATGATAACTCTTGA
- the LOC108156627 gene encoding calcium-activated potassium channel slowpoke isoform X11, whose protein sequence is MSGCDQSTVESLADDPTDSPFDADDCLKVRKYWCFLLSSIFTFLAGLLIVLLWRAFAFICCRKEPDLGPNDPKQKEQKASRNKQEFEGTFMTEAKDWAGELISGQTTTGRILVVLVFILSIASLIIYFVDASSEEVERCQKWSNNITQQIDLAFNIFFMVYFFIRFIAASDKLWFMLEMYSFVDYFTIPPSFVSIYLDRTWIGLRFLRALRLMTVPDILQYLNVLKTSSSIRLAQLVSIFISVWLTAAGIIHLLENSGDPLDFNNAHRLSYWTCVYFLIVTMSTVGYGDVYCETVLGRTFLVFFLLVGLAIFASCIPEIIDLIGTRAKYGGTLKNEKGRRHIVVCGHITYESVSHFLKDFLHEDREDVDVEVVFLHRKEPDLELEGLLKRHYTTVAFFQGTMMNAVDLERVKVHEADACLVLANKYCQDPDAEDAANIMRVISIKNYSDDIRVIIQLMQYHNKAYLLNIPSWDWKQGDDVICLAELKLGFIAQSCLAPGFSTMMANLFAMRSFKTSPDMQSWTNDYLRGTGMEMYTETLSPTFIGIPFAQATELCFSKLKLLLLAIEIKGAEEGVDSKISINPRGAKIQANTQGFFIAQSADEVKRAWFYCKACHEDIKDETLIKKCKCKNLATFRKGVRAVQMVGRANEHHPAPTFTPPELPKRVHVRGSVSGDITRDREDTNLLNRNVRRPNGTGNGTGAMHHMNNTAAAAAAAAAAGKQVNKVKPTVNVSRQVEGQVISPSQYNRPPENDANPYAGYQLAYEVKKLMPTSRSSGTGTQNQNGGVSLPAGIADDQSKDFDFEKTEMKYDSTGMFHWSPAKSLEDCILDRNQAAMTVLNGHVVVCLFADPDSPLIGLRNLVMPLRASNFHYHELKHVVIVGSVDYIRREWKMLQNLPKISVLNGSPLSRADLRAVNVNLCDMCCILSAKVPSNDDPTLADKEAILASLNIKAMTFDDTIGVLSQRGPEFDNLSATAGSPIVLQRRGSVYGANVPMITELVNDSNVQFLDQDDDDDPDTELYLTQPFACGTAFAVSVLDSLMSTTYFNQNALTLIRSLITGGATPELELILAEGAGLRGGYSTVDSLSNRDRCRVGQISLYDGPLAQFGECGKYGDLFVAALKSYGMLCIGLYRFRDTSSSCDASSKRYVITNPPDDFSLLPTDQVFVLMQFDPGLEYKPPAVRAPAGGRGTNTQGSGVGGGGSNKDDNS, encoded by the exons ATGTCGGGGTGTGATCAAAGCACTGTCGAATCATTGGCCGATGATCCAACAGATTCACCATTCGATGCCGATGATTGTCTCAAAGTTCGCAAGTACTGGTGCTTTCTGCTGTCCAGCATCTTTACATTCCTTGCTGGCCTGCTCATTGTGCTGCTATGGCGGGCATTCGCGTTCATCTGCTGCCGCAAGGAGCCCGACCTGGGACCCAACGATCCCAAGCAGAAGGAGCAGAAGGCGTCCCGCAACAAACAGGAGTTCGAGGGCACCTTTATGACAGAAGCAAAAGACTGGGCTGGAGAGCTTATCTCGGGTCAAACAACAACTGGTCGAATTTTG GTCGTACTCGTATTTATACTCAGCATTGCATCCCTCATTATATACTTTGTTGATGCATCTAGCGAAGAAGTCGAAAGATGCCAAAAGTGGAGTAACAACATTACTCAACAGATCGATCTCGCattcaatatattttttatggtTTACTTTTTTATACGA TTCATAGCGGCGTCCGATAAGCTTTGGTTTATGTTAGAAATGTACAGTTTTGTAGATTATTTTACAATACCCCCGTCCTTCGTATCAATATATTTAGATCGAACATGGATCG GTCTTCGATTTCTTCGAGCGCTACGTCTCATGACTGTTCCAGATATTTTACAATATTTAAACGTACTAAAAACATCGAGCTCCATACGCTTGGCTCAACTAGTATCAATTTTTATATCCGTGTGGTTAACAGCAGCGGGCATTATACATCTG CTGGAGAACTCTGGCGATCCGCTGGATTTTAATAATGCTCATCGTTTATCGTATTGGACCTGTGTCTATTTCCTAATTGTGACCATGTCAACGGTAGGATATGGTGACGTTTACTGTGAGACTGTCCTGGGAAGAACATTTCTCGTGTTCTTTCTGCTCGTCGGCTTG GCGATTTTTGCAAGTTGTATACCTGAGATTATAGACTTGATTGGAACAAGAGCCAAATATGGGGGCAcattaaaaaatgaaaaaggGCGAAG ACATATTGTGGTATGCGGTCATATAACATACGAGTCCGTGTCGCATTTTCTGAAGGACTTTCTCCACGAAGATCGGGAGGATGTCGATGTCGAAGTGGTCTTTCTCCATCG CAAAGAACCTGACCTGGAGCTAGAGGGACTGCTGAAGCGTCACTATACCACAGTGGCCTTTTTTCAGGGCACTATGATGAACGCAGTCGACCTGGAGAGAGTCAAG GTTCACGAAGCCGATGCCTGCCTTGTGCTAGCTAACAAATATTGCCAAGATCCCGACGCAGAAGATGCTGCCAACATCATGAGAGTGATCTCCATCAAGAACTACAGCGACGACATTCGTGTCATCATCCAGCTGATGCAGTACCACAATAAG GCGTACTTGCTCAACATACCATCGTGGGACTGGAAACAGGGCGACGATGTCATCTGCCTGGCCGAGCTGAAGCTGGGCTTCATTGCCCAGAGCTGTCTGGCCCCCGGTTTCTCCACCATGATGGCCAATCTGTTTGCCATGCGATCGTTCAAGACG TCGCCAGACATGCAGTCTTGGACAAATGATTACCTGCGCGGCACTGGCATGGAAATGTACACAGAAACATTGAGTCCCACATTTATTGGAATACCATTTGCTCAGGCCACTGA GCTGTGTTTCTCCAAGCTGAAGCTTCTGCTGCTCGCCATCGAGATCAAGGGAGCCGAGGAGGGTGTGGACAGCAAAATTTCGATTAACCCGCGCGGGGCCAAGATTCAGGCCAATACGCAGGGCTTTTTCATAGCACAAAGCGCCGATGAGGTGAAGCG TGCCTGGTTCTACTGCAAAGCCTGCCACGAGGACATCAAGGACGAGACGCTGATCaagaaatgcaaatgcaaaaacT TGGCCACCTTCCGGAAAGGCGTCCGAGCCGTACAAATGGTTGGGCGTGCAA ATGAACACCATCCTGCACCCACATTTACGCCTCCAGAGCTACCCAAGCGGGTGCATGTGCGTGGATCTGTATCGG GTGATATCACACGTGACAGAGAAGATACGAATC TACTCAATCGCAATGTGCGCCGTCCTAATGGCACTGGCAACGGTACAGGTGCCATGCATCATATGAACAACACggctgctgcagccgccgctgctgccgcggCGGGCAAGCAGGTGAACAAGGTGAAGCCCACGGTGAATGTGAGCCGGCAGGTCGAGGGTCAAGTAATATCGCCGTCGCAGTACAACAG GCCACCAGAGAATGATGCTAACCCTTATGCGGGCTATCAACTTGCTTACGAAGTTAAAAAGCTCAT GCCGACGAGTCGCAGCTCCGGCACGGGCACGCAGAATCAAAATGGCGGCGTTTCATTGCCCGCCGGAATAGCGGACGACCAGTCGAAGGACTTTGATTTCGAGAAGACCGAAATGAAGTACGACTCGACGGGCATGTTCCACTGGAGTCCGGCAAAGAGCTTAGAAGACTGCATACTG GATCGCAACCAGGCGGCCATGACAGTGCTGAATGGTCATGTGGTCGTCTGTCTGTTCGCCGATCCCGATTCGCCTCTGATCGGTCTGCGGAATCTGGTGATGCCCTTGCGGGCGTCCAATTTCCACTACCACGAGCTGAAGCATGTGGTGATTGTAGGATCGGTGGACTACATCCGGCGAGAGTGGAAGATGCTGCAGAACCTGCCCAAGATATCGGTGCTGAACGGCTCTCCCCTGAGTCGCGCCGACCTGCGGGCGGTCAACGTCAATCTGTGTGATATGTGCTGCATACTGTCGGCCAAAGTTCCTAGCAACGACGATCCCACGCTGGCCGACAAGGAGGCCATCCTCGCCTCGCTCAACATCAAGGCCATGACCTTCGATGACACGATCGGCGTGCTCAGCCAGCGCGGCCCGGAGTTCGACAACCTGAGCGCGACCGCCGGCAGCCCGATTGTGCTGCAGCGTCGCGGTTCAGTGTATGGCGCCAATGTGCCCATGATTACAG AACTGGTCAATGATAGTAACGTGCAGTTTCTCGATcaagacgacgacgatgatccAGATACAGAGCTGTATCTGACGCAGCCCTTTGCCTGCGGCACAGCCTTCGCTGTGAGTGTGTTAGACTCACTGATGTCCACG ACATACTTCAATCAAAACGCCTTAACGCTGATCCGCTCACTGATCACGGGCGGAGCAACACccgagctggagctgatccTGGCCGAGGGAGCCGGCCTGCGCGGTGGCTACAGCACCGTGGACAGTCTGAGTAATCGAGACAG ATGTCGAGTGGGCCAGATATCCCTATACGATGGCCCGCTGGCGCAGTTCGGAGAGTGCGGCAAGTACGGGGATCTGTTCGTGGCCGCCCTCAAGTCGTACGGCATGCTGTGCATAGGCCTGTACCGGTTCCGGGACACCAGCTCCAGCTGTGATGCGAGCAGCAAACGATATGTAATAACTAACCCACCCGATGACTTTTCACTACTGCCAACAGATCAG GTATTCGTTTTAATGCAATTCGATCCGGGGCTGGAGTACAAGCCGCCAGCGGTGCGAGCACCCGCCGGCGGACGCGGCACCAACACACAAGGCTCCGGGGTCGGAGGGGGCGGCTCCAACAAGGATGATAACTCTTGA
- the LOC108156627 gene encoding calcium-activated potassium channel slowpoke isoform X6, which yields MSGCDQSTVESLADDPTDSPFDADDCLKVRKYWCFLLSSIFTFLAGLLIVLLWRAFAFICCRKEPDLGPNDPKQKEQKASRNKQEFEGTFMTEAKDWAGELISGQTTTGRILVVLVFILSIASLIIYFVDASSEEVERCQKWSNNITQQIDLAFNIFFMVYFFIRFIAASDKLWFMLEMYSFVDYFTIPPSFVSIYLDRTWIGLRFLRALRLMTVPDILQYLNVLKTSSSIRLAQLVSIFISVWLTAAGIIHLLENSGDPLDFNNAHRLSYWTCVYFLIVTMSTVGYGDVYCETVLGRTFLVFFLLVGLAVFASWIPEITELAAQRSKYGGTYSKDPRKRHIVVCGHITYESVSHFLKDFLHEDREDVDVEVVFLHRKEPDLELEGLLKRHYTTVAFFQGTMMNAVDLERVKVHEADACLVLANKYCQDPDAEDAANIMRVISIKNYSDDIRVIIQLMQYHNKAYLLNIPSWDWKQGDDVICLAELKLGFIAQSCLAPGFSTMMANLFAMRSFKTSPDTQAWQNDYLQGTGCEMYTETLSPSFTGMTFPQASELCFSKLKLLLLAIEIKGAEEGVDSKISINPRGAKIQANTQGFFIAQSADEVKRAWFYCKACHEDIKDETLIKKCKCKNYVGMIMMQTGMVNQGITSVMNTMEDEHHPAPTFTPPELPKRVHVRGSVSGDITRDREDTNLLNRNVRRPNGTGNGTGAMHHMNNTAAAAAAAAAAGKQVNKVKPTVNVSRQVEGQVISPSQYNRPPENDANPYAGYQLAYEVKKLMPTSRSSGTGTQNQNGGVSLPAGIADDQSKDFDFEKTEMKYDSTGMFHWSPAKSLEDCILDRNQAAMTVLNGHVVVCLFADPDSPLIGLRNLVMPLRASNFHYHELKHVVIVGSVDYIRREWKMLQNLPKISVLNGSPLSRADLRAVNVNLCDMCCILSAKVPSNDDPTLADKEAILASLNIKAMTFDDTIGVLSQRGPEFDNLSATAGSPIVLQRRGSVYGANVPMITELVNDSNVQFLDQDDDDDPDTELYLTQPFACGTAFAVSVLDSLMSTTYFNQNALTLIRSLITGGATPELELILAEGAGLRGGYSTVDSLSNRDRCRVGQISLYDGPLAQFGECGKYGDLFVAALKSYGMLCIGLYRFRDTSSSCDASSKRYVITNPPDDFSLLPTDQVFVLMQFDPGLEYKPPAVRAPAGGRGTNTQGSGVGGGGSNKDDNS from the exons ATGTCGGGGTGTGATCAAAGCACTGTCGAATCATTGGCCGATGATCCAACAGATTCACCATTCGATGCCGATGATTGTCTCAAAGTTCGCAAGTACTGGTGCTTTCTGCTGTCCAGCATCTTTACATTCCTTGCTGGCCTGCTCATTGTGCTGCTATGGCGGGCATTCGCGTTCATCTGCTGCCGCAAGGAGCCCGACCTGGGACCCAACGATCCCAAGCAGAAGGAGCAGAAGGCGTCCCGCAACAAACAGGAGTTCGAGGGCACCTTTATGACAGAAGCAAAAGACTGGGCTGGAGAGCTTATCTCGGGTCAAACAACAACTGGTCGAATTTTG GTCGTACTCGTATTTATACTCAGCATTGCATCCCTCATTATATACTTTGTTGATGCATCTAGCGAAGAAGTCGAAAGATGCCAAAAGTGGAGTAACAACATTACTCAACAGATCGATCTCGCattcaatatattttttatggtTTACTTTTTTATACGA TTCATAGCGGCGTCCGATAAGCTTTGGTTTATGTTAGAAATGTACAGTTTTGTAGATTATTTTACAATACCCCCGTCCTTCGTATCAATATATTTAGATCGAACATGGATCG GTCTTCGATTTCTTCGAGCGCTACGTCTCATGACTGTTCCAGATATTTTACAATATTTAAACGTACTAAAAACATCGAGCTCCATACGCTTGGCTCAACTAGTATCAATTTTTATATCCGTGTGGTTAACAGCAGCGGGCATTATACATCTG CTGGAGAACTCTGGCGATCCGCTGGATTTTAATAATGCTCATCGTTTATCGTATTGGACCTGTGTCTATTTCCTAATTGTGACCATGTCAACGGTAGGATATGGTGACGTTTACTGTGAGACTGTCCTGGGAAGAACATTTCTCGTGTTCTTTCTGCTCGTCGGCTTG GCCGTTTTCGCTAGTTGGATACCAGAAATCACTGAACTGGCCGCCCAGAGAAGCAAATATGGTGGAACATATAGCAAGGATCCTAGAAAAAG ACATATTGTGGTATGCGGTCATATAACATACGAGTCCGTGTCGCATTTTCTGAAGGACTTTCTCCACGAAGATCGGGAGGATGTCGATGTCGAAGTGGTCTTTCTCCATCG CAAAGAACCTGACCTGGAGCTAGAGGGACTGCTGAAGCGTCACTATACCACAGTGGCCTTTTTTCAGGGCACTATGATGAACGCAGTCGACCTGGAGAGAGTCAAG GTTCACGAAGCCGATGCCTGCCTTGTGCTAGCTAACAAATATTGCCAAGATCCCGACGCAGAAGATGCTGCCAACATCATGAGAGTGATCTCCATCAAGAACTACAGCGACGACATTCGTGTCATCATCCAGCTGATGCAGTACCACAATAAG GCGTACTTGCTCAACATACCATCGTGGGACTGGAAACAGGGCGACGATGTCATCTGCCTGGCCGAGCTGAAGCTGGGCTTCATTGCCCAGAGCTGTCTGGCCCCCGGTTTCTCCACCATGATGGCCAATCTGTTTGCCATGCGATCGTTCAAGACG TCACCAGACACACAGGCCTGGCAAAATGATTATCTTCAAGGTACAGGGTGTGAGATGTACACCGAAACCCTATCACCTTCATTTACCGGCATGACATTCCCACAAGCCAGCGA GCTGTGTTTCTCCAAGCTGAAGCTTCTGCTGCTCGCCATCGAGATCAAGGGAGCCGAGGAGGGTGTGGACAGCAAAATTTCGATTAACCCGCGCGGGGCCAAGATTCAGGCCAATACGCAGGGCTTTTTCATAGCACAAAGCGCCGATGAGGTGAAGCG TGCCTGGTTCTACTGCAAAGCCTGCCACGAGGACATCAAGGACGAGACGCTGATCaagaaatgcaaatgcaaaaacT ATGTCGGCATGATTATGATGCAGACGGGCATGGTCAACCAAGGCATCACATCGGTGATGAATACAATGGAGG ATGAACACCATCCTGCACCCACATTTACGCCTCCAGAGCTACCCAAGCGGGTGCATGTGCGTGGATCTGTATCGG GTGATATCACACGTGACAGAGAAGATACGAATC TACTCAATCGCAATGTGCGCCGTCCTAATGGCACTGGCAACGGTACAGGTGCCATGCATCATATGAACAACACggctgctgcagccgccgctgctgccgcggCGGGCAAGCAGGTGAACAAGGTGAAGCCCACGGTGAATGTGAGCCGGCAGGTCGAGGGTCAAGTAATATCGCCGTCGCAGTACAACAG GCCACCAGAGAATGATGCTAACCCTTATGCGGGCTATCAACTTGCTTACGAAGTTAAAAAGCTCAT GCCGACGAGTCGCAGCTCCGGCACGGGCACGCAGAATCAAAATGGCGGCGTTTCATTGCCCGCCGGAATAGCGGACGACCAGTCGAAGGACTTTGATTTCGAGAAGACCGAAATGAAGTACGACTCGACGGGCATGTTCCACTGGAGTCCGGCAAAGAGCTTAGAAGACTGCATACTG GATCGCAACCAGGCGGCCATGACAGTGCTGAATGGTCATGTGGTCGTCTGTCTGTTCGCCGATCCCGATTCGCCTCTGATCGGTCTGCGGAATCTGGTGATGCCCTTGCGGGCGTCCAATTTCCACTACCACGAGCTGAAGCATGTGGTGATTGTAGGATCGGTGGACTACATCCGGCGAGAGTGGAAGATGCTGCAGAACCTGCCCAAGATATCGGTGCTGAACGGCTCTCCCCTGAGTCGCGCCGACCTGCGGGCGGTCAACGTCAATCTGTGTGATATGTGCTGCATACTGTCGGCCAAAGTTCCTAGCAACGACGATCCCACGCTGGCCGACAAGGAGGCCATCCTCGCCTCGCTCAACATCAAGGCCATGACCTTCGATGACACGATCGGCGTGCTCAGCCAGCGCGGCCCGGAGTTCGACAACCTGAGCGCGACCGCCGGCAGCCCGATTGTGCTGCAGCGTCGCGGTTCAGTGTATGGCGCCAATGTGCCCATGATTACAG AACTGGTCAATGATAGTAACGTGCAGTTTCTCGATcaagacgacgacgatgatccAGATACAGAGCTGTATCTGACGCAGCCCTTTGCCTGCGGCACAGCCTTCGCTGTGAGTGTGTTAGACTCACTGATGTCCACG ACATACTTCAATCAAAACGCCTTAACGCTGATCCGCTCACTGATCACGGGCGGAGCAACACccgagctggagctgatccTGGCCGAGGGAGCCGGCCTGCGCGGTGGCTACAGCACCGTGGACAGTCTGAGTAATCGAGACAG ATGTCGAGTGGGCCAGATATCCCTATACGATGGCCCGCTGGCGCAGTTCGGAGAGTGCGGCAAGTACGGGGATCTGTTCGTGGCCGCCCTCAAGTCGTACGGCATGCTGTGCATAGGCCTGTACCGGTTCCGGGACACCAGCTCCAGCTGTGATGCGAGCAGCAAACGATATGTAATAACTAACCCACCCGATGACTTTTCACTACTGCCAACAGATCAG GTATTCGTTTTAATGCAATTCGATCCGGGGCTGGAGTACAAGCCGCCAGCGGTGCGAGCACCCGCCGGCGGACGCGGCACCAACACACAAGGCTCCGGGGTCGGAGGGGGCGGCTCCAACAAGGATGATAACTCTTGA